A region from the Triticum aestivum cultivar Chinese Spring chromosome 3D, IWGSC CS RefSeq v2.1, whole genome shotgun sequence genome encodes:
- the LOC123076806 gene encoding uncharacterized protein, with product MGGGGGGGANPAAAVALALLAVAVVGAAEGDSLAGLAAGIDGAAPEVKELGPWAKGLLNGMPDGAAGPAAMGPVAKYPLVLAEDRTRRPDVLRHLRMYGGGWNITSKHYWASVSFTGVAGFLLAALWFISFGIAAASFCFCKSRVGKAKVSHADVARPVLLVVAVLALLTGCIVLLYGQNEFREEATDTLDYVVNQSDFTIQTLRNVTDYLSFAMTINVAALYLPSDVQAQINNLKVDLNKAADTISLKTTESYKRIRKVLHNVSVALICIAVLMPVLAFLGYVLELYGPRYTVYTFATICWNIVAALFILIGILLIVSSASKDTCQAMDEWAEHPRAETALSNILPCVDASTTNRTLYQSKQVVVQLVKLVNRAISALSNRKERHLHPGQLMPYLCSPYDDNLNDRQCLSKEVTFDNATTAWQDYTCNAPDAEACSGPSTVTPEIYSQLVTAANVSYALHHYAPPMLNFQDCKFVRDTFSSIASQYCPPLERDLSLVSAGLALLASGLVLGLLLMLFADRPRKREEVSEQTSGFRVAPVDCSP from the exons atgggaggaggaggaggaggcggggccaACCCCGCCGCGGCCGTCGCCCTCGCGCTGCTCGCGGTGGCGGTGGTCGGCGCCGCGGAGGGGGACTCGCTCGCCGGCCTCGCGGCGGGGATCGACGGCGCCGCGCCAG AGGTGAAGGAATTGGGGCCATGGGCGAAGGGGCTGCTGAACGGGATGCCGGATGGGGCAGCAGGGCCGGCGGCTATGGGGCCCGTCGCCAAGTACCCGCTGGTACTGGCCGAGGACAGGACGCGGCGGCCGGACGTTCTCCGCCATCTCAGGATGTATGGAGGTGGTTGGAACATCACCAGCAAGCACTACTGGGCG TCTGTATCATTCACAGGAGTTGCTGGATTTCTTCTTGCTGCCCTGTGGTTCATTTCATTTGGGATTGCTGCAGCTTCATTCTGCTTTTGTAAATCAAGAGTGGGCAAAGCAAAGGTTTCCCATGCAGATGTAGCACGACCTGTGTTGCTTGTGGTTGCTGTGCTTGCTTTATT AACTGGATGCATTGTCCTTCTGTATGGGCAGAATGAATTCCGTGAAGAAGCTACCGATACTTTGGATTATGTTGTCAACCAATCTGATTTCACTATCCAGACACTGAGGAATGTTACAGATTACCTGTCATTTGCGATGACGATCAATGTGGCAGCACTGTATCTTCCGTCAGATGTGCAGGCTCAGATTAACAATTTGAAGGTGGATCTAAATAAAGCAGCCGATACCATATCTTTGAAGACAACAGAAAGCTACAAAAGGATCAGAAAAGTTCTCCATAATGT GTCTGTTGCATTGATTTGCATAGCCGTGTTAATGCCTGTTCTTGCATTCCTTGGATATG TGCTGGAGCTATACGGACCAAGATATACAGTTTACAC ATTTGCTACCATATGCTGGAACATAGTGGCAGCTCTCTTCATTCTTATCGGGATTCTTTTGATAGTTAGCAG TGCTTCAAAGGATACATGCCAGGCAATGGACGAATGGGCAGAACATCCTCGAGCAGAAACTGCTCTCAGCAACATCCTTCCATGTGTGGACGCGAGTACAACCAACCGAACCTTGTACCAGAGTAAACAAGTCGTGGTGCAGCTCGTGAAGTTGGTCAACAGAGCTATATCCGCTCTTTCGAACCGAAAAGAGCGCCATCTGCATCCTGGGCAGCTCATGCCTTACCTGTGTTCTCCCTACGATGATAACCTGAATGATCGGCAGTGCTTGTCTAAGGAGGTGACATTTGACAATGCGACGACA GCATGGCAGGACTACACGTGCAACGCTCCCGACGCGGAGGCGTGCTCCGGCCCAAGCACCGTGACACCGGAGATCTACAGCCAGCTCGTCACGGCCGCGAACGTGAGCTACGCGCTGCACCACTACGCGCCCCCCATGCTCAACTTCCAGGACTGCAAGTTTGTGCGCGACACGTTCAGCTCCATCGCCTCGCAGTACTGCCCGCCTCTGGAGCGAGACCTCAGCCTCGTCTCCGCGGGGCTGGCGCTCCTCGCCTCGGGCCTCGTCCTCGGCCTTCTCCTGATGCTCTTTGCGGACCGCCCCCGAAAAAGGGAGGAGGTGTCCGAGCAGACGTCGGGGTTCAGAGTCGCACCTGTAGACTGCTCCCCGTGA